The following are from one region of the Polaribacter marinaquae genome:
- a CDS encoding nucleoid-associated protein — MIKKTRAEITKCILHKVANKFNSGQNVFSEDLIRFDQESYDLMKNFLMKPFGNLTQSYRFVNHEDARLDPLNNFTSEIFKEEAAFVDYSKSIVNHLFEQSNSAQIKTGDVIVVFIEGIEYKDVLTEAVGVFKIENKVDFFQTYLDDNESFDVVVQKGISTKRIDKGCLVLNTADAEGTVVFSVDNHNYDAQYWINNFLNVKLADDYNSHTQSYLEMCKEFSEEVIKPELGMQQQGNFLANTVDYFKENESVDYATFKDEVFTDEKHKEQFDDYKKHFENLNDVLIRNNFDVSGVVLKKEKSKLKTEIKLDTNINIKLDVDAPEAASEYIERGYDEEKKMKYYKVYFNEEK; from the coding sequence ATGATTAAAAAAACAAGAGCAGAAATTACAAAATGCATTCTTCATAAAGTAGCAAATAAATTTAATAGCGGTCAAAATGTTTTCTCAGAAGACTTAATTCGTTTCGATCAAGAAAGTTACGATTTAATGAAGAATTTCTTAATGAAACCATTTGGTAATTTAACCCAAAGTTATCGTTTTGTAAATCATGAAGATGCACGTTTAGATCCTTTAAATAACTTTACATCAGAAATTTTTAAAGAAGAAGCTGCTTTTGTAGATTACTCTAAAAGTATTGTAAATCATTTATTCGAACAATCTAATTCGGCACAAATAAAAACAGGAGACGTTATTGTAGTTTTTATAGAAGGTATAGAATATAAAGATGTTTTAACAGAAGCTGTAGGTGTTTTTAAGATAGAAAATAAAGTAGACTTTTTTCAAACCTATTTAGACGATAACGAGAGTTTTGATGTAGTTGTACAAAAAGGAATTTCTACAAAAAGAATAGACAAAGGTTGTTTAGTTTTAAACACTGCAGACGCCGAAGGAACCGTGGTTTTTTCTGTAGACAATCATAATTACGATGCTCAATATTGGATCAATAATTTCTTAAATGTAAAACTTGCAGACGATTACAATTCGCACACGCAAAGTTATTTAGAAATGTGTAAAGAGTTTTCAGAAGAAGTAATAAAACCAGAATTAGGTATGCAGCAGCAAGGTAATTTTCTTGCAAATACTGTAGATTATTTCAAAGAAAATGAATCTGTAGATTATGCTACTTTTAAAGACGAAGTTTTTACAGATGAAAAACACAAAGAGCAGTTTGATGATTACAAAAAACACTTCGAAAATTTAAACGATGTATTAATAAGAAATAATTTTGATGTTTCTGGGGTTGTTTTAAAGAAAGAAAAAAGCAAACTTAAAACAGAAATAAAATTAGATACTAACATCAATATTAAATTAGATGTAGATGCGCCAGAAGCAGCATCAGAATATATAGAAAGAGGTTACGACGAAGAGAAAAAAATGAAATATTACAAAGTGTACTTTAACGAAGAAAAGTAA
- a CDS encoding ribonuclease HII: protein MLELNYSGFALEAGTDEAGRGCLSGPVVAAAVILPDNFSHPFLNDSKQLSEKKREEVRPFIEQHAIAFGVSFVWQEEVDKINVLQASITGMHRAIEKLNITPEFIIVDGNKFKNYKEIPHKTIVKGDSKYLSIAAASVLAKTYRDDYMAKIHKEFPMYNWQKNKGYPTKEHRNAIREFGATNYHRKTFKLLPEQIKLDL, encoded by the coding sequence ATGTTAGAACTTAATTATAGTGGTTTTGCCCTAGAAGCAGGTACAGACGAAGCTGGTAGAGGTTGTTTATCTGGTCCAGTAGTTGCTGCGGCAGTTATTTTACCAGATAATTTTTCGCATCCTTTTTTAAATGACTCAAAGCAATTATCAGAAAAAAAAAGAGAAGAAGTAAGACCGTTTATAGAGCAACATGCAATTGCTTTTGGCGTTTCTTTTGTTTGGCAAGAAGAAGTCGATAAAATTAACGTGCTTCAAGCATCTATAACAGGTATGCACAGAGCAATCGAAAAACTAAATATTACACCAGAGTTTATTATTGTAGACGGCAACAAGTTTAAAAACTATAAAGAAATTCCGCATAAAACAATTGTAAAAGGAGATTCTAAATACCTAAGTATTGCAGCAGCATCTGTTTTAGCAAAAACCTATAGAGACGATTATATGGCAAAAATTCATAAAGAATTTCCTATGTATAATTGGCAAAAAAACAAGGGCTATCCTACCAAAGAGCACAGAAATGCAATTAGAGAATTTGGCGCTACAAATTACCACAGAAAAACGTTCAAACTTCTGCCAGAACAAATAAAATTAGATCTTTAA